A genomic region of Leptotrichia hofstadii contains the following coding sequences:
- a CDS encoding coiled-coil domain-containing protein → MKNLKEIINYEDCEKRTKKSKYFTEIFFEKYPVKYRELLEKYEWVPFLDNVVCRIDKKYVTKEYVLCVGGQKGKDNFFYPYSLDLENDLIEENYNEIIDFIEEIDEEARNHEDRIETLKKEIERKEINKEEIQSAYREIENAEEKILSLQDILLASPLNVENYIPLTSYDYAILLFNKTTGGIDYFAKDDYVGTFEIAGSFDEFIENLYVKDDEGKNYQDLIQAREVRKAIEDAVEAENEE, encoded by the coding sequence ATGAAAAATTTAAAAGAAATAATAAATTATGAAGATTGTGAAAAAAGAACGAAAAAAAGCAAATATTTTACAGAAATATTTTTTGAAAAGTATCCAGTGAAATATAGAGAATTATTAGAAAAATATGAGTGGGTACCATTTTTAGATAATGTTGTATGTAGAATAGATAAAAAATATGTAACCAAAGAGTATGTTTTATGTGTAGGTGGACAAAAAGGGAAAGATAATTTTTTTTATCCGTATTCATTAGATTTGGAAAATGATTTAATAGAAGAAAACTATAATGAAATTATTGATTTTATAGAAGAAATTGATGAAGAAGCAAGAAATCATGAAGATAGAATAGAAACATTAAAAAAAGAAATTGAAAGAAAAGAAATAAATAAAGAAGAAATTCAGAGTGCTTATAGAGAAATAGAAAATGCTGAAGAAAAAATTTTGAGTTTACAAGATATTTTGTTAGCTTCACCATTAAATGTAGAAAATTATATTCCATTAACAAGTTACGACTATGCTATTCTTCTATTTAATAAAACAACAGGAGGAATAGACTATTTTGCAAAAGATGACTATGTGGGAACGTTTGAAATAGCAGGAAGTTTTGATGAATTTATAGAAAATCTATATGTAAAAGATGATGAAGGGAAAAATTATCAAGATCTTATTCAAGCGAGGGAAGTAAGAAAAGCGATAGAGGACGCAGTGGAAGCGGAAAATGAAGAATAA
- a CDS encoding toxin-antitoxin system YwqK family antitoxin, with protein MNIVRLDENDKFYDYFNIDIIDDVEVITKDGERFTGEIETYGPGNELSIRGTIIDGLREGKWAYYFENGELRGFNEYKKGKLNGRAEEYSKDGKLILKGQFLDNKKTGYWYWYYENGVVESEGSYKEDKREGEYILRYENNAISLLTNFKDGMEDGEVVSYYETGELQAKYKRVQDKTVGDYFLYYKNGNIKITGNFVDGKKEGKWLSYYEDAKLEIEENYYNNELNGEIFGYYKNGNIEYESRWKNGKKEGKTYYYFENGQKKLEEIYRNNKLEGERVTYFNIGKVFQIENYKSGKLDGEKIIYTDYDNDLKYQKIDYINGKMNGDFIIYNDDGKTIESIERYLNDKLEGFTEYYDELGNLILKQKFHEDELISEENF; from the coding sequence ATGAATATAGTAAGATTAGATGAAAATGATAAGTTTTATGACTATTTTAATATTGATATTATAGATGATGTTGAGGTTATAACAAAAGATGGTGAAAGGTTTACAGGAGAAATAGAAACTTATGGGCCTGGAAATGAATTGTCAATACGAGGTACGATAATTGATGGACTTAGAGAAGGCAAATGGGCTTATTATTTTGAAAATGGCGAATTAAGAGGGTTTAATGAATATAAAAAAGGGAAGCTGAATGGACGAGCGGAAGAATATTCTAAAGATGGAAAATTAATATTGAAAGGACAATTTTTAGATAATAAAAAAACAGGATATTGGTACTGGTATTATGAAAATGGAGTTGTTGAATCAGAAGGTAGTTATAAAGAGGATAAAAGAGAAGGGGAATATATTTTAAGATATGAAAATAATGCAATTTCCTTACTTACAAATTTTAAAGATGGTATGGAAGATGGAGAAGTTGTTTCATATTATGAAACTGGAGAATTACAGGCAAAATATAAAAGGGTACAAGATAAGACTGTAGGAGATTACTTTCTCTATTATAAAAATGGTAATATAAAAATAACAGGAAATTTTGTAGATGGAAAAAAAGAAGGGAAATGGTTATCATACTATGAAGATGCGAAATTAGAGATTGAAGAAAATTATTATAATAATGAATTAAATGGAGAAATATTTGGATACTATAAAAACGGGAATATAGAATATGAATCTAGATGGAAAAATGGTAAAAAAGAGGGGAAAACATATTATTATTTTGAAAATGGTCAGAAAAAACTGGAGGAAATTTATAGGAATAATAAACTGGAAGGAGAGCGTGTAACATATTTTAATATAGGCAAAGTGTTTCAGATAGAAAATTATAAATCTGGGAAATTGGATGGTGAAAAAATAATTTACACAGATTATGATAATGATTTAAAATATCAAAAAATAGATTATATAAATGGAAAAATGAATGGAGATTTTATAATTTATAATGATGATGGAAAGACAATCGAAAGCATAGAAAGATACCTGAATGATAAACTGGAAGGATTTACAGAATATTATGATGAACTAGGAAATTTAATATTAAAGCAAAAGTTTCATGAAGATGAATTAATAAGTGAAGAAAATTTTTAA
- a CDS encoding SMI1/KNR4 family protein produces the protein MEKLLENWDKAIWENIIKIDGKMLNEVEKKLKVKFPMADKKYIKAYNNARSVNIVFRIEREEFKVDFSNFNIDFLEMNTKFFLSLIETYFPSQKIVYILSGREKVNTKIEETVLIYYKQYEICYDFTKNEEEAEFCLIIYEEVVEKDGIEILKKEIVEGTVKKEKLENVHSLKDLFEYMYITDEKVEKEEVFYIFRETATENEIKKFEEELGIKFPENYENMLNRAREEGVRLYPKKWKIKVPRGVMEYDTGMYIDLKDVKETYEIFLEEHKPYPKKLIAIALYGNGDYACLDYRGKLNTTLKEPKITYYVHDEIGNRRFIHLADSYDKFLDMIEIDEEEIERKEKEIEESYFYGEQPLED, from the coding sequence ATGGAGAAATTATTGGAAAATTGGGATAAAGCAATTTGGGAAAATATTATTAAGATAGATGGCAAAATGTTAAATGAAGTAGAGAAAAAATTAAAGGTCAAATTTCCGATGGCAGATAAAAAATATATAAAAGCATACAATAATGCTAGATCTGTGAATATAGTTTTTAGGATTGAAAGAGAAGAATTTAAAGTAGATTTTTCAAATTTTAATATTGATTTTTTAGAAATGAATACTAAATTTTTTTTATCATTAATAGAAACTTATTTTCCTTCACAAAAAATAGTTTATATATTATCTGGAAGAGAAAAAGTGAATACAAAGATAGAAGAAACTGTGTTGATTTATTATAAACAATACGAAATATGTTATGATTTTACTAAAAATGAAGAAGAAGCAGAATTTTGTTTAATAATATATGAAGAAGTAGTGGAAAAAGATGGTATAGAAATATTGAAAAAAGAAATTGTGGAAGGAACTGTAAAAAAAGAAAAATTAGAAAACGTTCATAGTTTGAAAGATTTATTTGAATATATGTACATAACGGATGAAAAAGTGGAGAAAGAAGAAGTTTTTTATATATTTAGGGAAACAGCGACGGAAAATGAAATAAAAAAATTTGAAGAAGAACTAGGAATAAAATTTCCAGAAAATTATGAAAATATGTTAAACAGAGCAAGGGAGGAAGGAGTGAGACTCTATCCAAAAAAATGGAAGATAAAAGTTCCGAGAGGCGTTATGGAATATGATACAGGAATGTACATAGACTTAAAGGATGTAAAGGAAACATATGAAATATTTTTAGAGGAACATAAACCTTATCCCAAGAAGCTGATAGCAATAGCATTATATGGAAATGGAGATTATGCGTGTCTAGATTACAGAGGTAAACTAAATACAACTTTAAAAGAGCCAAAAATAACATATTATGTGCATGATGAAATAGGGAATAGAAGATTTATACATTTGGCGGATAGCTATGACAAGTTTTTGGATATGATAGAGATAGATGAGGAGGAAATAGAAAGAAAGGAAAAGGAAATAGAGGAGAGTTATTTTTATGGGGAGCAGCCTTTGGAGGATTAG
- a CDS encoding SMI1/KNR4 family protein, which translates to MIQQYLKKKVPENVVDTGNYISLKDIKENYNIFLKYHKPYPKKLIPIRECGGGDYICLDYRGKLNTTLKEPKITYYVHDEIGNRRFIHLADSYDEFLDMIEIDEEEIAEREKEIKESYFYGEQPLEDD; encoded by the coding sequence ATTATTCAACAATATTTAAAAAAAAAAGTTCCAGAAAATGTTGTTGATACAGGAAATTATATATCATTGAAGGATATAAAGGAAAATTATAATATATTTTTAAAATATCATAAGCCGTATCCTAAAAAATTAATACCAATAAGGGAATGTGGCGGAGGAGATTACATCTGCCTAGATTACAGAGGTAAACTAAACACAACTTTAAAAGAGCCCAAAATAACATATTACGTACATGATGAAATAGGAAACAGAAGATTTATACATTTGGCAGATAGTTATGATGAGTTTTTGGATATGATAGAAATAGATGAGGAAGAAATAGCGGAAAGGGAGAAGGAGATTAAGGAGAGTTATTTTTATGGAGAGCAGCCTTTGGAGGATGATTAA
- a CDS encoding SMI1/KNR4 family protein, translated as MEKKLLKNLDKMIWKNIKRLSNKDLDEFEEDLKIKFPEEDKKYIKAYNHGEAQNIVFKMFNDSYKVNVIDFMDYLKYSKNNSFNYFEIKKVKNYFQNRKLIPLITGLIFENRRENHEFEKEYQYEIYEDVKDCTFMYDFTTSPKNPDIICVCYTYEQKIKMPNFKTTSKLLDGSIIEEKIGKKILDLFKYMYIENKKIDIEKITWEFKENATKEEIEEFQKEIGLKFPKKYLDLLNYARERSIEYYSTIFKKKSSRKCC; from the coding sequence ATGGAAAAAAAATTATTAAAAAATTTAGATAAAATGATATGGAAAAACATAAAAAGATTATCGAATAAAGATTTAGATGAATTTGAAGAAGATTTAAAGATAAAATTTCCAGAAGAGGATAAGAAATATATAAAAGCATATAATCATGGAGAAGCACAGAATATTGTATTCAAAATGTTTAATGATAGCTACAAAGTAAATGTTATAGATTTTATGGATTATTTAAAATATTCTAAAAATAATAGTTTTAATTATTTTGAAATAAAAAAAGTAAAAAATTATTTTCAAAACAGAAAATTAATTCCTTTGATAACGGGATTAATTTTTGAAAATAGAAGAGAAAATCATGAATTTGAAAAAGAATACCAATATGAGATATATGAAGATGTAAAAGATTGTACATTTATGTATGATTTTACAACTAGTCCAAAAAATCCAGATATAATATGTGTATGTTATACATATGAACAAAAAATAAAAATGCCAAATTTTAAGACAACTTCTAAGTTATTAGATGGATCAATTATTGAAGAGAAGATAGGAAAAAAAATTCTAGATTTATTTAAATATATGTATATTGAAAATAAAAAAATAGATATAGAAAAAATAACATGGGAATTTAAAGAAAATGCAACTAAAGAAGAAATTGAAGAATTCCAAAAAGAAATAGGATTAAAATTTCCTAAAAAATATTTAGATTTATTAAATTATGCAAGAGAAAGATCAATAGAATATTATTCAACAATATTTAAAAAAAAAAGTTCCAGAAAATGTTGTTGA